TTCCTTAATTGTATGATTTGAATTTGTATATACGCAAATATTCGAGGCAATTTCCAAAGATTTCTTCACTATCTGTTTTGGTGTTTTCTTTTTATCCTCGACCATTGCCATAGCAGCAGCCAATGCATAAGGTCCGCCGGAGCCGATGGCTGCAATATTGTTATCCGGCTCAATCACATCACCGTTTCCGGAAACAATCAGCAGGTTTTGAGTATCTCCCACGATTATCATGGCTTCGAGCCGCCGCAACATTTTGTCAGTTCGCCATTCTTTAGTAACCTCTACGGATGCTCGCAAAAGGTTGCCTTTAAATTTCTGCAATTTACTTTCAAATCGCTCAAAAAGGGTTAAGGCATCCGCAGTTGCACCGGCAAAACCCGCTATTACTTTTCCATTGTACAGAGTTCTTACTTTTTGAGCGTTTGATTTAAAAATAATATTATCTCCGTGAGTAACCTGCCCATCACCACCCAGAGCAAGTTTGTTGCCAATTTTCACTCCAATTATAGTCGTGCTTCTAATCATTTTTGTTTTCCTTCTTATTTATATGTTTTTCGTAAAGATCATTCACTTCATCACCTGTTAAAGTTTCCTTTTCCATCAAGTTTTCGGCAAGAATATCTAACAATTCACGATTTTCAGTTAGAATTTTTACATCCCGCTGATAGGCTTCCTCAATTATTGCTTTTATTTCCTCATCAACTGTTTTTTTCAGACTCTCACTAATATTTTTTGTGTGTCCTATCTCTTTCCCGAGAAAAATATTGCCCTCTTTCTCTCCAACTGTTCTAGGTCCTATTTTTTTACTCATCCCCCACTCGGTAACCATTTGTTTCGCGAGTTCACTCGCTCGTTTGATATCATCTCCGGCACCGGTAGTTTGCTCACCAACCGCAATCTCATCGGCAACTCTGCCACCCAAAAGGTGGGATAATTTCATCATACAATATTTTCGGGAATATGTGTGCCTATCATCAAGTGGGAGAAAATGCGTAGCTCCAAGGGAACGACCGCGTGGGATAATTGTTACCTTATGGATTGGATCACTGCCGGGAATGAATTTTGCGACAATGGTATGACCTGATTCGTGATAAGCAAGATTTTTTTTCTCATGATCACTAAGCACCATACTTTTTCGCTCTTTTCCCATTATGACTTTATCTTTTGCATTTTCAAAATCACTAGTTGTTACTTTTTTGTGTCCCCGTCTTGCTCCCCACAAAGCGGCTTCATTAACAAGGTTGGCAAGGTCAGCGCCGGAAAAGCCGGGTGTTCCCTTTGCAATTGTTGAAAGATTTATATTTTTTGCTAATTTAATTTTTTTTGCATGAACTTTCAAAATCCCTTCTCTTCCACGCCTATCCGGTCTGTCCACAATAACCTGTCTGTCAAATCTGCCGGGACGAGTTAAAGCCGGGTCAAGAATGTCGGGTCTATTTGTAGCTGCAATCAGGATCACGCTTTCGTTCTCGTCAAATCCGTCCATCTCAACCAAAAGCTGATTTAGAGTTTGTTCGCGTTCATCATGTCCGCCACCAAACCCTGCACCACGATGCCTACCAACCGCATCAAGTTCATCAATAAATATAATGCAAGGAGCATTTTTCTTGCCTTGCAAAAAGAGGTCGCGAACGCGTGAAGCACCCACACCTACGAACATCTCAACGAAATCTGATCCGCTAATGCTATAAAAAGGAACTTTTGCTTCACCTGCTACTGCTTTTGCGAGAAGGGTTTTTCCTGTTCCCGGAGGTCCAAGCAAGATGACACCTTTTGGAATCCTTCCTCCGAGTTTTTGAAATTTCTTTGGCTCTTTCAAAAATTCAATAATTTCTTCCAATTCCTCTTTTGCTTCATCCACTCCGGCAACGTCTTTAAATGTAACACCGGATTGATTGCTCTCAAACTTTTTTGCCTTACTTTTTCCAAAAGAAAAAGCCGAGCCGGCACCACCACGCATTGAACGCATGATGAATATCCAGAAAATAATAAAAACGATGAAAGGCAACCAATATTGAAGAATAGTTGCAAAAAATGACGGCTTTTTTGAAATTATCTTAAGACCCGGATATTCTTTTACAATGTCACTTACAAGCTGAGGGTCATCATAAGGTATGTTAGTAATATATTTCCTATTACCTATTGAATATTCAATATTTTTCCCGTTGAAAATCACTTCTTGAACCGGATTAGATCCGAGATCTTGTCTGAACTGGGAATAAGGAACTTCCTTAATATTTCCACCTACCGAAAACATTTGGAAAAAAACAATTGTAGCCAGAATTACGATCAGCCAAACAATAAAGGTTTTATTTTGAGGCGGCTTAAACGGTAGTTTATTTTTTTCAGGTTCTTTCTTCTTATCATTTTTTTCATTCATTTTTGATATATCTCCTTCTTCAAAATTCCGATATAGGGTAAATTGCGATACTTTTCCGAATAATCTAATCCGTAACCAACCACAAATTCATCGGGGATCGTAAAACCTGCATATTTTACCGGAACGTCTATCTTGTGAGCATCAATTTTATCCAGCAAAACACAAACTTTTATAGAATTTGGATTCTTCCTTTTTAGAGTATCTATAATATATTGGAGGGAAAGTCCGGTATCAATAATATCCTCAATTATCAAAACATCTTTCCCGTGTAAATCAACTTTACAATCTTTTGTAATTTCTACCACACCCGAACTTTTTGTGGAGGAACCATAACTGGCAACTCCGAGAAAATCAATCTCAAGTTTCAGATCAATCTTTCTCATAAGATCAGCCACAAAGACAATTCCGCCCTTGAGAATGCTGATCAGAACCGGGGATTTATCTTTATAATCAGAGGTGATTTTTTTTCCTAATTCTGATATCTTATTCTCCAAATCTTTTTTTGAGAATAGAATCTCTTTTATATCACTATGCATAATTTCCTTAATTAAAAAATTTTTATCTGTAACCGAATTTATTAAAGTATATAATTAATCAAAAAATATGTCAACCATTATTTGACAGGTTCACTTGTTCGACCGGCTTTTCGGGAATGATATTGCTCCGATATCAATTTCATAACCAAAATTTGTTTTGTTGCAGGAGTAACTTTTACGCGGTCATCAATTTGGTAACCGCAAACCCAAATTATTTTATTCTGATCAGCGATAATTATTTTTTTATCCCGCTCGTATCTCGGAATTTTCAAATCAATAAAGTAATTCTTGATTTTCTTAGGATGTTCCATTCCAAGAGGAAAAAACCTATCACCCTTTCTGCGAGTTCGAACTATTAGAGGGAATTTGATTTTATGAAAATCAACGAAGCCTGTATTTTCCTTTGAAAAATCGAATTTGTGATAACGGAATGTTTTGATTTTCGACATTGCGAGATAATATTTTCCATAAACAAAACGCTGCGCAAAATAATTGATAATATGCTCGCGTCTATTTTTCCACGTTTCAGGAGGTTCTTTTGAAAAAGTGAGGGCTGAACTGTTTTTAATTACAAAAATTTCTTGAGGTAATTGAATATATTTACTTTCGGAAGATTGTAGCAGGTCAATGATTGCACTGTAATGAACATGGTAGAAATTTTTTTCAGAGCCGGAAAGGGCTCCAAAAATTTTACGGAAAATATAAAATTGTAAAACGCCAATATTTTTTACTGACCGGATGGCAACAGTAAAAGAATTTTTATCCTTTTTTTCTACGATTTTATGAAAAATCTCTTCTGTATGATTCTGCAAATACTCTTCGGTTTGCTGATAAATTTTCATACTTTCGGCAATTCTTGAAGTTACACCAGAGTTAAACAATTCCTGAAATAATGGTAAAATGCGATGCCGAATTTTATTTCTATCAAACTCCATGCTGAAATTTGATGAATCCTGAGAGAATTCAATTCCCTTATCAATCGCAAATTTTTCAATTTCATCCCTTGTAAAGTCAAGTAGAGGACGAATAATTTGATTTTCTATCGGTAACATTCCCTTCATTCCGGTGATTCCACAACCGCGCACAAGATGGAGCAGAAAGGTTTCTGCCTGATCGTTTTTGTTATGCCCCAAGGCAATTTTATTAAAATCAAATTTACGAAGCAATTCATAAAAAACATCAAACCTAATCTGGCGTGCACGATTTTCAAGATCAGACCTGTCGGGAATATGAACATTTCGGACGACCAAAGGGATACCCCATTTTCGGCAAAGCTGACGGACAAATTTTTCATTCTCTTGCGATTCATTCCCGCGCAGATTGTAGTTTATATGAACGGCAAGAGTAGTGAGATTATGTTCCGCAGTAATTATTTTTAGCAGATATAACGTTAGAACAGAATCAATTCCACCGGAAATTCCGATTATTATTTTATCATATCTTTCAATCAACTTTTCGGCAAAGAGAAATCGCTTGAACTTTTTGAAAAAATCTTTTTTTGCGGACATTATTGATCGGGTTTCCGGCAGAATTCAATGATCAGGCGAACTATTTCGTCTGTGAATCTCCAGCTGCTAAAGCTTTGAGATTTGTTTCAACAATTTTATCACCTTTGCTACCGAAAATATACTTTATTCCCTCTTCTAATTTTTCAAAAGGAAGATCAAGGAATTTTGCTGCTGCCCCAAGCATTACCATATTTGCAGATCGAACCGAGCCCAAATTCTTAGCTATTTGATCTGCATCCAGAATAATATGATTCGGCAGAGATTTTATCTCATCAATCAATTTGCTTTGATCGGGATAATTTGGAATATTTACAAAGGGTTTATCGTTCGTAATCAACCAACCGTTTTTTTTCAAATACGGTAAATATCGGAGTGATTCCATCGGCTCAAGCGAAAGGATTAAATCCGCACAGGACTC
The nucleotide sequence above comes from Candidatus Cloacimonadota bacterium. Encoded proteins:
- the hslV gene encoding ATP-dependent protease subunit HslV — translated: MIRSTTIIGVKIGNKLALGGDGQVTHGDNIIFKSNAQKVRTLYNGKVIAGFAGATADALTLFERFESKLQKFKGNLLRASVEVTKEWRTDKMLRRLEAMIIVGDTQNLLIVSGNGDVIEPDNNIAAIGSGGPYALAAAMAMVEDKKKTPKQIVKKSLEIASNICVYTNSNHTIKEL
- the ftsH gene encoding ATP-dependent zinc metalloprotease FtsH translates to MNEKNDKKKEPEKNKLPFKPPQNKTFIVWLIVILATIVFFQMFSVGGNIKEVPYSQFRQDLGSNPVQEVIFNGKNIEYSIGNRKYITNIPYDDPQLVSDIVKEYPGLKIISKKPSFFATILQYWLPFIVFIIFWIFIMRSMRGGAGSAFSFGKSKAKKFESNQSGVTFKDVAGVDEAKEELEEIIEFLKEPKKFQKLGGRIPKGVILLGPPGTGKTLLAKAVAGEAKVPFYSISGSDFVEMFVGVGASRVRDLFLQGKKNAPCIIFIDELDAVGRHRGAGFGGGHDEREQTLNQLLVEMDGFDENESVILIAATNRPDILDPALTRPGRFDRQVIVDRPDRRGREGILKVHAKKIKLAKNINLSTIAKGTPGFSGADLANLVNEAALWGARRGHKKVTTSDFENAKDKVIMGKERKSMVLSDHEKKNLAYHESGHTIVAKFIPGSDPIHKVTIIPRGRSLGATHFLPLDDRHTYSRKYCMMKLSHLLGGRVADEIAVGEQTTGAGDDIKRASELAKQMVTEWGMSKKIGPRTVGEKEGNIFLGKEIGHTKNISESLKKTVDEEIKAIIEEAYQRDVKILTENRELLDILAENLMEKETLTGDEVNDLYEKHINKKENKND
- the hpt gene encoding hypoxanthine phosphoribosyltransferase translates to MHSDIKEILFSKKDLENKISELGKKITSDYKDKSPVLISILKGGIVFVADLMRKIDLKLEIDFLGVASYGSSTKSSGVVEITKDCKVDLHGKDVLIIEDIIDTGLSLQYIIDTLKRKNPNSIKVCVLLDKIDAHKIDVPVKYAGFTIPDEFVVGYGLDYSEKYRNLPYIGILKKEIYQK
- the tilS gene encoding tRNA lysidine(34) synthetase TilS gives rise to the protein MSAKKDFFKKFKRFLFAEKLIERYDKIIIGISGGIDSVLTLYLLKIITAEHNLTTLAVHINYNLRGNESQENEKFVRQLCRKWGIPLVVRNVHIPDRSDLENRARQIRFDVFYELLRKFDFNKIALGHNKNDQAETFLLHLVRGCGITGMKGMLPIENQIIRPLLDFTRDEIEKFAIDKGIEFSQDSSNFSMEFDRNKIRHRILPLFQELFNSGVTSRIAESMKIYQQTEEYLQNHTEEIFHKIVEKKDKNSFTVAIRSVKNIGVLQFYIFRKIFGALSGSEKNFYHVHYSAIIDLLQSSESKYIQLPQEIFVIKNSSALTFSKEPPETWKNRREHIINYFAQRFVYGKYYLAMSKIKTFRYHKFDFSKENTGFVDFHKIKFPLIVRTRRKGDRFFPLGMEHPKKIKNYFIDLKIPRYERDKKIIIADQNKIIWVCGYQIDDRVKVTPATKQILVMKLISEQYHSRKAGRTSEPVK
- a CDS encoding indolepyruvate oxidoreductase subunit beta; amino-acid sequence: MKKDIILAGVGGQGILTIATIIGYAVVNEKLNLKQAEVHGMSQRGGDVQSHLRISDKEIHSDLIPESCADLILSLEPMESLRYLPYLKKNGWLITNDKPFVNIPNYPDQSKLIDEIKSLPNHIILDADQIAKNLGSVRSANMVMLGAAAKFLDLPFEKLEEGIKYIFGSKGDKIVETNLKALAAGDSQTK